From the Astatotilapia calliptera chromosome 6, fAstCal1.2, whole genome shotgun sequence genome, one window contains:
- the gemin6 gene encoding gem-associated protein 6 has protein sequence MMQCGWPLMGPLRWLHYLNKEVKVRAGKGEEHRGWLLSVDPVSASVVLVSFGEAVAVRVVMGHAVEAVEVLRAAADDETAKRLRSVFLPPPSPCLDPKELRQRRDAVRRWLQENRIPVEEEGEELKVAGVLTIAAPYSAHDCRSSNQIILDRIQRLIGIQDCTNQGLPL, from the exons ATGATGCAGTGCGGCTGGCCCCTCATGGGTCCGCTCAGGTGGCTTCACTACCTTAACAAAGAGGTGAAGGTGAGAGCGGGAAAAGGCGAGGAGCACCGCGGCTGGCTGTTAAGCGTGGACCCGGTGTCCGCCAG TGTGGTCCTGGTGTCCTTTGGTGAGGCGGTGGCGGTGCGGGTGGTGATGGGTCACGCCGTGGAGGCGGTGGAGGTCCTGCGAGCGGCTGCTGATGATGAGACGGCGAAGCGTCTGCGGTCGGTCTTCCTCCCCCCGCCGTCCCCTTGCCTGGACCCCAAGGAGCTGCGTCAGCGGAGGGATGCCGTGCGGCGGTGGCTGCAGGAGAACCGGATCCccgtggaggaggagggggaggagctaaaagTGGCGGGCGTCCTGACGATCGCTGCGCCCTATAGCGCCCACGACTGCAGGAGCTCCAACCAGATCATCCTGGACCGGATCCAGAGACTTATCGGGATCCAGGACTGTACCAATCAGGGGTTGCCACTCTGA
- the LOC113023527 gene encoding reticulon-3-B-like isoform X5: MADSSSSSNNSSSSLRDLTHTAASQLVHWREPKKSAAAFGLSLLVLLSLATLSVISVVSYLLLACLCVTITFRVYKSVIQAVQKSDEGHPFRSLLERDISVSSESVRQLADQFLIHLNWFSNQTRRLLLVEDLVDSLKLAAVTWVMTYVGAVFNGVTILILADIIFFTTPLIYQKKKAQIDRHVEAVRLKLEETLQSLQDKLPGAVKKTKVE; the protein is encoded by the exons ATGGCAGACTCTTCATCGTCCTCCAacaactcctcctcctcgctgAGAGACCTCACGCACACAG CAGCCTCACAGCTCGTGCACTGGAGAGAACCGAAGAAATCTGCAGCGGCGTTCGGCCTCTCACTGCTGGTTCTTCTCTCCTTGGCAACACTGTCAGTCATCAGCGTGGTGTCCTATTTGCTCCTGGCATGCCTCTGTGTCACAATCACCTTCAG GGTTTATAAATCAGTGATCCAGGCCGTCCAGAAGTCCGATGAAGGTCATCCATTCAG GTCTCTGTTGGAGAGGGACATTTCCGTGTCCTCAGAGTCAGTTCGGCAGCTCGCTGACCAGTTTCTGATCCACTTGAACTGGTTCAGTAATCAAACAAGGAGGCTGTTACTGGTGGAAGACCTGGTCGACTCCCTCAAG CTGGCAGCCGTCACCTGGGTGATGACGTACGTTGGTGCCGTGTTCAATGGCGTCACCATCTTGATCCTTG cTGACATCATTTTCTTCACTACACCGTTGATCTACCAGAAGAAGAAG gcTCAGATCGATCGTCACGTTGAGGCTGTTCGGCTCAAACTGGAGGAAACTCTGCAGAG TCTGCAGGATAAGTTACCTGGCGCTGTGAAGAAGACCAAGGTTGAGTGA
- the LOC113023527 gene encoding reticulon-3-B-like isoform X2, translating to MADSSSSSNNSSSSLRDLTHTAASQLVHWREPKKSAAAFGLSLLVLLSLATLSVISVVSYLLLACLCVTITFRVYKSVIQAVQKSDEGHPFRALVFRSLLERDISVSSESVRQLADQFLIHLNWFSNQTRRLLLVEDLVDSLKLAAVTWVMTYVGAVFNGVTILILADIIFFTTPLIYQKKKAQIDRHVEAVRLKLEETLQSLQDKLPGAVKKTKVE from the exons ATGGCAGACTCTTCATCGTCCTCCAacaactcctcctcctcgctgAGAGACCTCACGCACACAG CAGCCTCACAGCTCGTGCACTGGAGAGAACCGAAGAAATCTGCAGCGGCGTTCGGCCTCTCACTGCTGGTTCTTCTCTCCTTGGCAACACTGTCAGTCATCAGCGTGGTGTCCTATTTGCTCCTGGCATGCCTCTGTGTCACAATCACCTTCAG GGTTTATAAATCAGTGATCCAGGCCGTCCAGAAGTCCGATGAAGGTCATCCATTCAG AGCTCTCGTCTTCAGGTCTCTGTTGGAGAGGGACATTTCCGTGTCCTCAGAGTCAGTTCGGCAGCTCGCTGACCAGTTTCTGATCCACTTGAACTGGTTCAGTAATCAAACAAGGAGGCTGTTACTGGTGGAAGACCTGGTCGACTCCCTCAAG CTGGCAGCCGTCACCTGGGTGATGACGTACGTTGGTGCCGTGTTCAATGGCGTCACCATCTTGATCCTTG cTGACATCATTTTCTTCACTACACCGTTGATCTACCAGAAGAAGAAG gcTCAGATCGATCGTCACGTTGAGGCTGTTCGGCTCAAACTGGAGGAAACTCTGCAGAG TCTGCAGGATAAGTTACCTGGCGCTGTGAAGAAGACCAAGGTTGAGTGA
- the LOC113023527 gene encoding reticulon-3-B-like isoform X4 yields the protein MADSSSSSNNSSSSLRDLTHTAASQLVHWREPKKSAAAFGLSLLVLLSLATLSVISVVSYLLLACLCVTITFRVYKSVIQAVQKSDEGHPFRSLLERDISVSSESVRQLADQFLIHLNWFSNQTRRLLLVEDLVDSLKLAAVTWVMTYVGAVFNGVTILILADIIFFTTPLIYQKKKAQIDRHVEAVRLKLEETLQRCPWSTGNCRLSHLCTC from the exons ATGGCAGACTCTTCATCGTCCTCCAacaactcctcctcctcgctgAGAGACCTCACGCACACAG CAGCCTCACAGCTCGTGCACTGGAGAGAACCGAAGAAATCTGCAGCGGCGTTCGGCCTCTCACTGCTGGTTCTTCTCTCCTTGGCAACACTGTCAGTCATCAGCGTGGTGTCCTATTTGCTCCTGGCATGCCTCTGTGTCACAATCACCTTCAG GGTTTATAAATCAGTGATCCAGGCCGTCCAGAAGTCCGATGAAGGTCATCCATTCAG GTCTCTGTTGGAGAGGGACATTTCCGTGTCCTCAGAGTCAGTTCGGCAGCTCGCTGACCAGTTTCTGATCCACTTGAACTGGTTCAGTAATCAAACAAGGAGGCTGTTACTGGTGGAAGACCTGGTCGACTCCCTCAAG CTGGCAGCCGTCACCTGGGTGATGACGTACGTTGGTGCCGTGTTCAATGGCGTCACCATCTTGATCCTTG cTGACATCATTTTCTTCACTACACCGTTGATCTACCAGAAGAAGAAG gcTCAGATCGATCGTCACGTTGAGGCTGTTCGGCTCAAACTGGAGGAAACTCTGCAGAG GTGTCCATGGTCCACAGGTAACTGCCGTCTGTCTCACCTGTGCACATGCTGA
- the LOC113023527 gene encoding reticulon-3-B-like isoform X3 — MADSSSSSNNSSSSLRDLTHTASQLVHWREPKKSAAAFGLSLLVLLSLATLSVISVVSYLLLACLCVTITFRVYKSVIQAVQKSDEGHPFRALVFRSLLERDISVSSESVRQLADQFLIHLNWFSNQTRRLLLVEDLVDSLKLAAVTWVMTYVGAVFNGVTILILADIIFFTTPLIYQKKKAQIDRHVEAVRLKLEETLQRCPWSTGNCRLSHLCTC, encoded by the exons ATGGCAGACTCTTCATCGTCCTCCAacaactcctcctcctcgctgAGAGACCTCACGCACACAG CCTCACAGCTCGTGCACTGGAGAGAACCGAAGAAATCTGCAGCGGCGTTCGGCCTCTCACTGCTGGTTCTTCTCTCCTTGGCAACACTGTCAGTCATCAGCGTGGTGTCCTATTTGCTCCTGGCATGCCTCTGTGTCACAATCACCTTCAG GGTTTATAAATCAGTGATCCAGGCCGTCCAGAAGTCCGATGAAGGTCATCCATTCAG AGCTCTCGTCTTCAGGTCTCTGTTGGAGAGGGACATTTCCGTGTCCTCAGAGTCAGTTCGGCAGCTCGCTGACCAGTTTCTGATCCACTTGAACTGGTTCAGTAATCAAACAAGGAGGCTGTTACTGGTGGAAGACCTGGTCGACTCCCTCAAG CTGGCAGCCGTCACCTGGGTGATGACGTACGTTGGTGCCGTGTTCAATGGCGTCACCATCTTGATCCTTG cTGACATCATTTTCTTCACTACACCGTTGATCTACCAGAAGAAGAAG gcTCAGATCGATCGTCACGTTGAGGCTGTTCGGCTCAAACTGGAGGAAACTCTGCAGAG GTGTCCATGGTCCACAGGTAACTGCCGTCTGTCTCACCTGTGCACATGCTGA
- the LOC113023527 gene encoding reticulon-3-B-like isoform X6 has translation MADSSSSSNNSSSSLRDLTHTAASQLVHWREPKKSAAAFGLSLLVLLSLATLSVISVVSYLLLACLCVTITFRVYKSVIQAVQKSDEGHPFRALVFRSLLERDISVSSESVRQLADQFLIHLNWFSNQTRRLLLVEDLVDSLKLAAVTWVMTYVGAVFNGVTILILADIIFFTTPLIYQKKKAQIDRHVEAVRLKLEETLQR, from the exons ATGGCAGACTCTTCATCGTCCTCCAacaactcctcctcctcgctgAGAGACCTCACGCACACAG CAGCCTCACAGCTCGTGCACTGGAGAGAACCGAAGAAATCTGCAGCGGCGTTCGGCCTCTCACTGCTGGTTCTTCTCTCCTTGGCAACACTGTCAGTCATCAGCGTGGTGTCCTATTTGCTCCTGGCATGCCTCTGTGTCACAATCACCTTCAG GGTTTATAAATCAGTGATCCAGGCCGTCCAGAAGTCCGATGAAGGTCATCCATTCAG AGCTCTCGTCTTCAGGTCTCTGTTGGAGAGGGACATTTCCGTGTCCTCAGAGTCAGTTCGGCAGCTCGCTGACCAGTTTCTGATCCACTTGAACTGGTTCAGTAATCAAACAAGGAGGCTGTTACTGGTGGAAGACCTGGTCGACTCCCTCAAG CTGGCAGCCGTCACCTGGGTGATGACGTACGTTGGTGCCGTGTTCAATGGCGTCACCATCTTGATCCTTG cTGACATCATTTTCTTCACTACACCGTTGATCTACCAGAAGAAGAAG gcTCAGATCGATCGTCACGTTGAGGCTGTTCGGCTCAAACTGGAGGAAACTCTGCAGAG GTAA
- the LOC113023527 gene encoding reticulon-3-B-like isoform X1, translating to MADSSSSSNNSSSSLRDLTHTAASQLVHWREPKKSAAAFGLSLLVLLSLATLSVISVVSYLLLACLCVTITFRVYKSVIQAVQKSDEGHPFRALVFRSLLERDISVSSESVRQLADQFLIHLNWFSNQTRRLLLVEDLVDSLKLAAVTWVMTYVGAVFNGVTILILADIIFFTTPLIYQKKKAQIDRHVEAVRLKLEETLQRCPWSTGNCRLSHLCTC from the exons ATGGCAGACTCTTCATCGTCCTCCAacaactcctcctcctcgctgAGAGACCTCACGCACACAG CAGCCTCACAGCTCGTGCACTGGAGAGAACCGAAGAAATCTGCAGCGGCGTTCGGCCTCTCACTGCTGGTTCTTCTCTCCTTGGCAACACTGTCAGTCATCAGCGTGGTGTCCTATTTGCTCCTGGCATGCCTCTGTGTCACAATCACCTTCAG GGTTTATAAATCAGTGATCCAGGCCGTCCAGAAGTCCGATGAAGGTCATCCATTCAG AGCTCTCGTCTTCAGGTCTCTGTTGGAGAGGGACATTTCCGTGTCCTCAGAGTCAGTTCGGCAGCTCGCTGACCAGTTTCTGATCCACTTGAACTGGTTCAGTAATCAAACAAGGAGGCTGTTACTGGTGGAAGACCTGGTCGACTCCCTCAAG CTGGCAGCCGTCACCTGGGTGATGACGTACGTTGGTGCCGTGTTCAATGGCGTCACCATCTTGATCCTTG cTGACATCATTTTCTTCACTACACCGTTGATCTACCAGAAGAAGAAG gcTCAGATCGATCGTCACGTTGAGGCTGTTCGGCTCAAACTGGAGGAAACTCTGCAGAG GTGTCCATGGTCCACAGGTAACTGCCGTCTGTCTCACCTGTGCACATGCTGA
- the LOC113023535 gene encoding acylphosphatase-2-like produces MIPCVLLLCLLHAIMAENRLVSVDFEVFGNVQGVCFRMYTEDHGRSLGLSGWVKNTRQGTVIGQVQGPWDKVSDMKHWLKSVGSPSSRIDRAVFSDERDISKVEIHGFSTRY; encoded by the exons ATGATTCCGTGTGTGCTTTTACTTTGTCTCCTTCACGCCATCATGGCTGAAAACAGACTCGTCTCCGTGGACTTTGAGGTCTTCGGGAACGTGCAGG GAGTGTGCTTCAGGATG TACACGGAGGATCACGGGCGCAGTCTGGGGCTCAGCGGCTGGGTGAAAAACACCAGACAGGGCACTGTGATTGGTCAGGTCCAGGGACCGTGGGACAAAGTCAGTGACAT gaAGCACTGGCTGAAGAGCGTCGGCAGTCCAAGTTCCCGAATTGATCGAGCCGTGTTCTCCGACGAGCGAGACATTTCCAAAGTGGAGATCCACGGGTTCTCGACTCGCTACTGA